From a single Nothobranchius furzeri strain GRZ-AD chromosome 9, NfurGRZ-RIMD1, whole genome shotgun sequence genomic region:
- the LOC129152205 gene encoding beta-1,3-galactosyltransferase 1 isoform X2, with protein sequence MKNEDNRRWCWVSRRHGVFFTLVLGVVLFLQYNSIKDMAPSWNPKQWLQNHSTKLFVPLKEPNTGLRDTKASEAEPTIAMFTAPSISAVLLKTGRFLSTQEPQTSHQSVIPQVVHPHSTRPTPVPYVSPGPYLVEYPYEYHFTINEPLTCEQEKPFVVLMVPVAPHNRAHRDVIRSTWGSERLVLDKVVRLFFLLGMQTGDDAQQVHKQLLQESNEHQDLIQSDFVDCYKNLTIKTMVMLEWLGSFCSNASYAMKIDSDMFLHVPNLVKMLLNAPTSNYLTGLVAYNGAVLRDPSSKWYLPPELFSPPVYPPYALGLGYILSLDLTKKLIEASRHVKAVYIEDVYLGLCMMHLGMSPTNPPEGAHFHVVPLAYDRCYFSQIIATTVIPSTNRLWLWKDFKAEGPYCKNP encoded by the coding sequence ATGAAAAATGAGGACAACAGGAGGTGGTGTTGGGTGTCACGACGTCACGGTGTCTTCTTCACTCTGGTTCTGGGAGTCGTGCTCTTCCTGCAGTACAACAGTATAAAGGACATGGCACCGTCTTGGAATCCTAAACAATGGTTACAGAATCATTCAACCAAACTGTTTGTTCCCTTAAAAGAACCAAATACTGGTTTGCGGGACACAAAAGCATCTGAAGCTGAACCAACAATTGCGATGTTTACAGCACCATCCATCTCAGCCGTGCTTCTTAAAACGGGGAGATTTTTATCAACACAAGAACCACAAACAAGTCACCAGTCTGTGATCCCGCAGGTGGTTCATCCACACTCTACCCGACCTACACCggtcccttatgtgtctcctggaCCCTACCTGGTGGAATATCCTTATGAGTACCACTTCACCATTAACGAGCCGCTGACATGTGAGCAGGAGAAGCCATTTGTGGTTCTGATGGTTCCAGTGGCGCCGCATAACAGAGCTCACCGTGATGTGATCCGCAGCACCTGGGGAAGCGAGAGGCTGGTTCTGGATAAAGTGGTGAGGCTGTTCTTCCTGCTGGGGATGCAAACTGGAGATGATGCACAGCAGGTCCACAAGCAGCTGCTGCAGGAAAGCAACGAGCACCAGGACCTGATTCAGAGTGACTTTGTGGACTGTTACAAGAATCTGACCATCAAGACCATGGTGATGCTGGAGTGGTTGGGCTCGTTCTGCTCCAACGCCTCTTACGCCATGAAGATTGATTCAGACATGTTTCTCCATGTGCCCAATCTGGTCAAAATGCTGTTAAACGCTCCCACATCGAACTACCTGACTGGGCTGGTGGCGTATAATGGTGCTGTTTTAAGGGATCCGTCCTCTAAGTGGTATCTACCACCTGAGCTCTTCTCTCCACCAGTTTACCCTCCTTATGCTTTGGGTCTGGGCTACATTTTATCTCTAGATCTCACTAAAAAGCTCATTGAAGCATCCAGACACGTTAAAGCTGTTTATATTGAAGACGTGTATTTGGGATTGTGTATGATGCACCTGGGAATGAGTCCCACCAACCCCCCTGAGGGAGCACACTTCCATGTCGTCCCTTTAGCCTATGACCGCTGTTACTTCTCCCAGATTATCGCCACGACAGTCATACCTTCTACCAATCGTTTATGGCTGTGGAAAGACTTTAAAGCAGAGGGTCCATACTGCAAAAATCCCTGA
- the kiaa0895l gene encoding microtubule-associated tyrosine carboxypeptidase 1, protein MVLDSAEVFMDLVEGERVRDLLEPGVSVSPPKTSSSSTTKGASRRSNATKKERVSHNGLTSISPVVERRPKMPLRRPLSMEVAPQRQRGSQEQVVDRRILQPPWRSGSATPSPPTRSLTSPSLGAGSWMRRSESSCSVNYPLGLRASRGQMRPATSLPHIAKGVGGSVLPTAARPCLLVSLRPLNLEQEKQAFFQSDYKYEPQFEYAQPEPRSVLDKYKEGSGLFLEQAIGIMECVLRKFGSYENFEEVTGGKVLPKSQVWAAVRKYLQKEGCVGEVVVRLSDELLSQAVMVVESCRPTLTITLAGARQHWLEGMLRHEIGTHYLRGVNNNLQPWATTDGRKQFSLKPANPTEEGLASLHSVLLRKQPYLWRAALLYYTVFHASSMSFSQLFSHIACFVENPDVRWEYCLRAKRGQTDTSQPGCFSKDQVYLDGILRLLRHRRTVDFKLLTSLGKVSYEDVERLRHLAVLSRTRTPHFMRDQVRYLQHLDHIVAVNELDDSALEQLLP, encoded by the exons atggtgttggactcagctgaagTCTTCATGGATCTGGTCGAGGGTGAAAGAGTCAGGGACTTGCTGGAGCCAGGTGTCTCAGTGAGTCCACCAAAAACCTCCAGCAGCTCTACCACGAAGGGAGCATCCAGGAGGAGTAATGCCACCAAGAAGGAGAGGGTGTCCCACAATGGGCTGACGAGCATCAGTCCGGTTGTAGAAAGGAGGCCCAAGATGCCACTCCGCCGTCCCCTCAGTATGGAGGTGGCACCGCAGCGCCAGCGAGGCTCTCAGGAACAGGTGGTGGACAGGAGGATCCTGCAGCCTCCCTGGCGCAGCGGCTCAGCCACCCCCTCGCCCCCGACTCGCAGCCTCACCAGCCCCAGCCTGGGAGCGGGCAGCTGGATGCGACGCAGTGAAAGCAGCTGCTCTGTCAATTACCCTCTGGGGCTGCGAGCCAGCAGGGGCCAGATGCGACCCGCCACCTCCCTCCCTCACATAGCTAAGGGAGTGGGGGGGTCAGTGCTGCCTACAGCTGCCAGGCCATGTCTGCTTGTTTCTCTCAGGCCTCTAAATTTGGAGCAGGAGAAGCAGGCCTTCTTCCAGTCCGACTACAAGTATGAGCCTCAGTTTGAGTATGCACAGCCAGAGCCAAGAAGTGTGTTGGACAAGTACAAAGAGGGCTCGGGCCTCTTCCTGGAGCAG GCAATCGGAATCATGGAATGTGTCCTGAGGAAGTTTGGTTCTTATGAGAACTTTGAGGAGGTGACAGGCGGCAAAGTGCTGCCAAAAAGTCAGGTGTGGGCGGCGGTACGCAAATACCTGCAGAAAGAGGGCTGTGTGGGAGAG GTGGTCGTGCGTCTGTCTGACGAGTTGCTGTCGCAGGCTGTGATGGTGGTGGAGAGCTGTCGCCCTACTCTCACCATCACCCTGGCCGGGGCTCGCCAGCACTGGCTGGAGGGGATGCTGAGGCACGAGATCG GCACACATTATCTGCGAGGTGTGAACAACAACCTGCAGCCGTGGGCCACCACAGACGGCAGGAAGCAGTTCAGCCTGAAACCAGCCAATCCCACGGAGGAGGGCCTGGCCAGTCTGCACAGCGTACTGCTGAGAAAGCAGCCATATCTGTGGCGTGCTGCGCTGCTCTACTACACGGTGTTCCACGCCTCCAGCATGAGCTTCAGCCAGCTCTTCAGCCACATTGCATGCTTCGTTGAGAATCCGGACGTCCGCTGGGAATACTGTCTGCGTGCCAAGAGGGGACAAACGGACACATCGCAGCCCG GCTGCTTCAGCAAAGATCAGGTTTATCTGGACGGGATCCTGCGGCTCCTTCGGCATCGAAGGACCGTCGACTTCAAGTTATTGACCTCTTTAGGAAAG GTGTCCTATGAAGATGTGGAGAGACTGCGTCATCTGGCGGTGCTGTCCCGGACCAGAACCCCACACTTCATGCGTGACCAGGTGCGgtacctgcagcacctggaccatATCGTCGCCGTGAATGAGCTGGATGACTCTGCGCTGGAGCAGCTTCTTCCCTAA
- the LOC129152205 gene encoding beta-1,3-galactosyltransferase 1 isoform X1 translates to MPERGFAAEDPSLKMKNEDNRRWCWVSRRHGVFFTLVLGVVLFLQYNSIKDMAPSWNPKQWLQNHSTKLFVPLKEPNTGLRDTKASEAEPTIAMFTAPSISAVLLKTGRFLSTQEPQTSHQSVIPQVVHPHSTRPTPVPYVSPGPYLVEYPYEYHFTINEPLTCEQEKPFVVLMVPVAPHNRAHRDVIRSTWGSERLVLDKVVRLFFLLGMQTGDDAQQVHKQLLQESNEHQDLIQSDFVDCYKNLTIKTMVMLEWLGSFCSNASYAMKIDSDMFLHVPNLVKMLLNAPTSNYLTGLVAYNGAVLRDPSSKWYLPPELFSPPVYPPYALGLGYILSLDLTKKLIEASRHVKAVYIEDVYLGLCMMHLGMSPTNPPEGAHFHVVPLAYDRCYFSQIIATTVIPSTNRLWLWKDFKAEGPYCKNP, encoded by the exons ATGCCGGAGCGTGGCTTTGCAGCAGAGGATCCAAG TCTCAAAATGAAAAATGAGGACAACAGGAGGTGGTGTTGGGTGTCACGACGTCACGGTGTCTTCTTCACTCTGGTTCTGGGAGTCGTGCTCTTCCTGCAGTACAACAGTATAAAGGACATGGCACCGTCTTGGAATCCTAAACAATGGTTACAGAATCATTCAACCAAACTGTTTGTTCCCTTAAAAGAACCAAATACTGGTTTGCGGGACACAAAAGCATCTGAAGCTGAACCAACAATTGCGATGTTTACAGCACCATCCATCTCAGCCGTGCTTCTTAAAACGGGGAGATTTTTATCAACACAAGAACCACAAACAAGTCACCAGTCTGTGATCCCGCAGGTGGTTCATCCACACTCTACCCGACCTACACCggtcccttatgtgtctcctggaCCCTACCTGGTGGAATATCCTTATGAGTACCACTTCACCATTAACGAGCCGCTGACATGTGAGCAGGAGAAGCCATTTGTGGTTCTGATGGTTCCAGTGGCGCCGCATAACAGAGCTCACCGTGATGTGATCCGCAGCACCTGGGGAAGCGAGAGGCTGGTTCTGGATAAAGTGGTGAGGCTGTTCTTCCTGCTGGGGATGCAAACTGGAGATGATGCACAGCAGGTCCACAAGCAGCTGCTGCAGGAAAGCAACGAGCACCAGGACCTGATTCAGAGTGACTTTGTGGACTGTTACAAGAATCTGACCATCAAGACCATGGTGATGCTGGAGTGGTTGGGCTCGTTCTGCTCCAACGCCTCTTACGCCATGAAGATTGATTCAGACATGTTTCTCCATGTGCCCAATCTGGTCAAAATGCTGTTAAACGCTCCCACATCGAACTACCTGACTGGGCTGGTGGCGTATAATGGTGCTGTTTTAAGGGATCCGTCCTCTAAGTGGTATCTACCACCTGAGCTCTTCTCTCCACCAGTTTACCCTCCTTATGCTTTGGGTCTGGGCTACATTTTATCTCTAGATCTCACTAAAAAGCTCATTGAAGCATCCAGACACGTTAAAGCTGTTTATATTGAAGACGTGTATTTGGGATTGTGTATGATGCACCTGGGAATGAGTCCCACCAACCCCCCTGAGGGAGCACACTTCCATGTCGTCCCTTTAGCCTATGACCGCTGTTACTTCTCCCAGATTATCGCCACGACAGTCATACCTTCTACCAATCGTTTATGGCTGTGGAAAGACTTTAAAGCAGAGGGTCCATACTGCAAAAATCCCTGA